In the Phaseolus vulgaris cultivar G19833 chromosome 7, P. vulgaris v2.0, whole genome shotgun sequence genome, one interval contains:
- the LOC137828659 gene encoding LOW QUALITY PROTEIN: 3-ketoacyl-CoA synthase 11-like (The sequence of the model RefSeq protein was modified relative to this genomic sequence to represent the inferred CDS: inserted 11 bases in 8 codons), which yields MADQTRDSGNVSVEASEERRKLPNFLLSVRLKYVKLGYHYLISNAMYLLLIPLIGVASAHLSTLSYQDVAQLWENLKFNLVSVTVCSSLIVFLVTFYFMSRPRXVYLVDFACYKPEQDCNCTRETFMDRSIKTGVFSEENXSFQKKIIERSGLGQKTCLPTSXLECPTKPCMAEARKEAEQVMFGAIDQLLAKTGVKANDIGILVVNCSLFNPTPSLSXMIVNHYKLRGNXQSYNLGGMGCSAGLISIDLAKQLLQVHPTXLCLVVSMENITLNWYFGNNRSMLVSNCLFRXGGAAVLLSNRSSDRRRAKYQLIHTVRTHKGADDKSYGCVFQEEDESKNIGVSLSKDLMAVAGEALKTNITTLGXIGPSMSEQLLFFATLVARKVLKTKIKPYIPDFKLAFEHFCIHAGGRAVLDELEKNLELSDWHMEPSRMTLNRFGNTSSSSLWYELAYTEAKGRIRKGDRTWQIAFGSGFKCNSAVWRALRTINPAKEKNPWMDEIHEFPVHVPKVATIGS from the exons ATGGCGGATCAAACCCGAGATTCTGGAAACGTATCCGTTGAAGCTTcggaagaaagaagaaaacttCCAAACTTTCTGCTATCTGTGAGACTTAAGTATGTCAAGCTTGGCTACCACTATTTAATTTCCAATGCTATGTACCTTTTGCTCATACCCCTTATTGGGGTAGCTTCTGCTCATCTCTCAACTCTCTCCTACCAAGATGTTGCTCAACTATGGGAAAACCTAAAGTTCAATCTTGTCTCGGTCACTGTATGTTCGAGTCTTATAGTGTTCCTTGTCACCTTTTACTTCATGAGCCGTCCAA GTGTTTACTTGGTGGACTTTGCATGTTATAAGCCAGAGCAAGACTGCAATTGCACAAGGGAGACTTTCATGGACAGGTCGATCAAAACCGGGGTGTTTTCAGAGGAGA TGTCCTTTCAGAAGAAGATAATTGAGAGGTCTGGTTTGGGGCAGAAGACATGCTTGCCTACATC TCTTGAGTGTCCCACCAAACCGTGTATGGCTGAAGCAAGGAAAGAAGCGGAGCAAGTAATGTTTGGAGCTATTGACCAGCTTCTGGCAAAAACTGGGGTGAAGGCAAATGATATTGGGATTTTGGTGGTGAATTGCAGCTTGTTCAACCCCACACCATCTCTCT GCATGATCGTCAACCACTACAAGTTGAGAGGGA ATCAGAGTTATAATCTTGGTGGCATGGGTTGCAGTGCTGGCCTTATCTCCATAGACCTTGCCAAACAGCTCCTCCAG GTTCATCCAAC CTTATGCTTAGTGGTAAGCATGGAGAATATCACTCTCAACTGGTATTTTGGCAACAACCGGTCAATGCTAGTCTCAAATTGTCTCTTCA ATGGTGGAGCTGCGGTCCTCCTATCCAACAGGTCTTCTGATCGCAGAAGAGCCAAATATCAATTGATCCATACAGTGCGTACTCATAAGGGTGCAGATGATAAAAGCTATGGTTGCGTTTTCCAAGAAGAGGATGAGAGTAAAAATATTGGTGTGTCACTCTCGAAGGATTTAATGGCTGTTGCTGGAGAAGCCCTGAAGACCAATATCACAACACTTGG CATTGGTCCTTCCATGTCAGAGCAGCTCTTGTTTTTTGCAACTTTGGTGGCTAGAAAAGTGTTGAAGACCAAAATAAAGCCTTACATCCCTGACTTTAAGCTAGCTTTTGAGCACTTTTGTATCCATGCTGGAGGAAGAGCAGTGTTGGATGAGTTGGAGAAGAATCTGGAGCTCAGTGATTGGCACATGGAGCCTTCAAGAATGACTCTGAACAGGTTTGGTAATACTTCTAGCAGTTCCTTGTGGTATGAACTGGCCTACACTGAAGCTAAAGGGAGGATCAGAAAAGGTGACAGGACTTGGCAGATTGCATTTGGCTCTGGTTTCAAGTGCAACAGTGCTGTGTGGCGTGCATTGAGGACCATTAATCCTGCGAAGGAGAAAAATCCTTGGATGGATGAGATTCACGAGTTTCCTGTTCATGTGCCTAAAGTGGCAACCATTGGTTCCTAA